From a region of the Haematobia irritans isolate KBUSLIRL chromosome 4, ASM5000362v1, whole genome shotgun sequence genome:
- the RpS9 gene encoding ribosomal protein S9 yields MVNGRIPSVFSKTYVTPRRPYEKARLDQELKIIGEYGLRNKREVWRVKYALAKIRKAARELLTLEEKDEKRLFQGNALLRRLVRIGVLDESRMKLDYVLGLKIEDFLERRLQTQVFKLGLAKSIHHARVLIRQRHIRVRKQVVNIPSFVVRLDSQKHIDFSLKSPFGGGRPGRVKRKNMKKNQGGSGGAEEEED; encoded by the exons ATGGTGAACGGACGTATACCCTCGGTCTTTTCAAAGACCTATGTCACTCCTCGTCGTCCTTATGAAAAGGCACGCTTGGACCAAGAATTGAAGATCATTGGTGAATATGGTCTCCGTAACAAACGTGAGGTATGGCGTGTCAAGTATGCTTTGGCTAAAATCCGTAAGGCTGCCCGTGAATTGTTGACATTGGAAGAGAAGGACGAAAAAAGATTGTTCCAAG GTAACGCTTTGTTGCGTCGTTTGGTTCGCATTGGTGTCTTGGATGAGTCTCGCATGAAGCTTGATTACGTGTTGGGTTTGAAAATCGAAGATTTCTTGGAACGCCGTCTCCAAACCCAAGTTTTCAAATTGGGATTGGCCAAGTCCATCCATCATGCTCGTGTCTTGATCCGTCAACGTCACATTCG CGTCCGCAAACAAGTGGTCAACATTCCCTCATTTGTTGTCCGTTTGGATTCCCAGAAACACATTGACTTCTCATTGAAGTCACCCTTCGGTGGTGGCCGCCCTGGTCGCGTTAAGAGGAAGAACATGAAGAAGAACCAAGGTGGTTCCGGTGGTGCCGAAGAAGAGGAAGATTAA